GAAGATCAAGAAGGCGGAGGATGTGATGACGGCGATTAGGATGAGGACGTCGATGGCAGCTGATCGTGATCCCTCGCAGCATACTAcgcttgatgatgatgatattgtGGTGGTTTTTGGTTTGTGGTGGTGAAGATCTGATGAGCTCGCCATGATCGGAGATTGGTCGACGACGGTGATTGAGCTCTGGAGAGATATACCATCTCAGATATCGACTAAACCGGTTTTGAATATGGAAGGATTTCCCGGTTCGGTTAACCATAAGACATGAAATCAGATCGTTTTTTCACCGATTCTGATTGGATTGGATTGAAACTTACCGGAACTAGAATGATTCAGATCAAATCAAATCTCAAGATCGGAGTTTCCTTAAGTAACACAATACTCtgaaaaaatttaatcaaatcgTGTGTGTGCGCACGGAGACGTCGAGATTGATAAATAAGGGAAGCTGGCGAATCGGATATGGAAACGTAATCGTGGTTGAGACTACTGCATTAGCGTTAAATTTGTGAAAAGAAACAGACAGAACAGGGAAGATATCTGGAGTTAGGAAACTCAATATGTAAGAGGAAAATCGATTTAAAGTTTTCACTCTTTACGGTCCAAATCAATTTGAATGGTCGTGCTGTCGTGCGTAGGTTGTATTGTATGCTCTACAGTCTACACTGTTAAAAATATACTGTATCTGCACTACACTGTCGTtcgaacaaaagaaaaatctacACTACACTGTATTTTAATTAAtaccaataaaataaattaaatttgttattaGTCTTCGGTTTAGTATCCTCGTGGGTCACTAGGTTTTTAAATCCTTCTCTAGGCTTCTATTGCTATTATTGAACTTtttcttctgcttctttttCCACCAGAGACTTCACTACTTTTctcaaatcaaattatatatcataGCCCAAGAACCAAGATCATGACTTAAAAGCCCAGGTCCAAGTTTTGTAGTTGACTTCCTAGAATCTAAAGACTCAAGTGTACATGCTCTAAAGTTGACTAAGCGTATTTGTTCGGCCAATTTGCCCGTTCCGTTCTCTCTAGAGCTCGTGAGCTATACCATTCTAAGCGTATTTTGGCTTATCTTATAAAATTTGCCAATGCACTGGTTTTCATAAAACCTCTCATAATCACGTGCTTTAAcattattttaactttaaacgtagttttgtctttttaaataatacaagttaCTGATCCCTCTGTAATAGTTAAATGGCAGCATGATCATATACAAGTCAAACCTTCTTCCTGTGCTATAAGTAGTTTACACGGTAATCAAAAGAGTCCGTGTTTATGTGtaacttttgtttgtttttcttcatctcaaactgttttttctttctttcagttCCAATATTTGCCATTGCCAGCCTCGTGGACGATAACCGACCTAATTAAGTGCCTAACTTAATGATTATAAATGAAGAAACTCTTgcttttattataaaatctgGCAGATTTCATATACTATATAGAGTCTCTACTATATATCAACAGCTTTTCGAAAAATCTGACTGTTTATTTACGCGGTTAATACTGATATTCTCTGGTAGTGGCAGACATAAGAAGCTTGACTCCAGTTCACATCACGTGGAGTCATTATGTTACTCGTGTAACCCATACGTGCGACTTTGCTCCATAATAGTAATCAACTTGCAATTTAGACAATAATTAAGTTTTATTGAGTATTCTAATCAAACTAATTACATCTTTCTTCATTGGATCTGAAGCTGACGCAGTTTCCAGGAAAAATGGTAAACCTTGAAACTAAAGGTTCCCTTTTCTCTTTATTcatgttaaaaaattattattataacaaGAATGGATTAATAACTAACAAATTTGATTAGTAAAATAATACTACAGGAGTTTAAATACTATAAATGAAATCTTTAGAACGTCAAACAGACAACAATGGGTCAATCTTGTGTCTTCAATGTTCTTGTTGTTTCCTCTCTTTTACTACTAGTCTTCTTCTCCACTGGTAATAGCTtatgtcatcttcttcttgattaCACTGCTAGTACTAAGTGTTTATGTTTTTGGCGCTTATATGACCGGGGCTCGCTcgcgtatatatatataagcctgatgatatttgtttctgAATTTTTAAGCCATGGGGAGAAACTTGCATACTTTACAAGGAGTTTACAGTGCGGCTGAGCTATCTCCCTCCAAGGTACTTATTTGTCCTCCACgtctatttaaataattacttAGTTCTTCTTATCACAAAATGTTACGAAATAACGATCTTAAGGAACTTCTATTGGatgtaaagaaataaaaaccaTATTATTGTTCATCATGTTAAAAAGAAGAGAATCTTATTGTTATTTATGACAGGATGACAGTGTGCGGAAGATGATGGAGCTGATGGATTATCAACCAGTGGAGTCTAATACCAACTGGAATGGTTTCGTCGCCGCTCCTCCTCCCCAATCTCCTCCACTTTCATaatttccaaaaagaaaaaaaatctatttcaGGTTTCTTATTTCGAAAACAATGTTTAATTGTTGTCTGATATTTTTGCAATAATTTACAAcatgtaattttgaaaattttatattttggtaagtTAAGTTTTACTGTCTCAATTGTTGAAATTATGAGTTCAAACTGTAACATATTTGTTTGGCAAGGTTGGTTGGCGCATGTAAAACGCCACttagttttcttaatttttgcaCTTGGAAAATATTTGTCAACGTTTGAAGATTACAGAGTTATCAGTCACAAATATGAGAATACAGATACTAATGTAATGAAAGTTTCCACGATCGTTTAGTGATATTTCTTATAACATCTAACTATCTGATAACCATTAGTTACCCTACAAAACCTTTTGGTGAAATCACTAATTAGCAGAGTCGGCCATAAAATAGATGATTGAAACATCATTAGTTATAGCCTctccaattattatttttgaattataatatatatggaTATTAGGATATAGGTTTTCTAcattactaaatttttaaactaaaatatttattaaattgtttaaaatccTAAGATCTTGCATGTTAATCAGAACCTTAACCTTGTTGTTAAACTTCGACGACAACCCTTGGTCCTTCGTTCATCCTCAAACCGAAGTTACAGTTGACTTATGTGCAGACGACAAAACTAGTTAAATATTTTGCAAATATTTGTTGATAAATCCACATGCTCTTCTCATGTTCCTTCATTTGCCTTGTAACTCAAAATCAGAGTTAAATACACTCTATTTGTTGTTTTACAAAACAATTTGATTACAAAACTGAAAATCTGACAGCCTTCGAAGACTAGAATCTATAAGCACATATTCAAAAGAAAACACCTGCATACATTATCTGTTTCAAGAAAAGGGTCTAAATATGTCAAACGATAATAAAGGAGGGAGATAATCACAATAGGTAAAAGTATTGGGggtattttaataaaatacgaAAATAGTACAATCAAATAACTAACTGTAAACACAACTAACTCCGCTCAAACCCTAGATCGATTAAAAATCCCCAAATCCGACGAAAACGATAAACAAGGTTCGTATTTTGAAATCTCTAATCTATCGAATCCATTGCTCAATTGTTACTTGATGATAGCTGTTTCGGAGCTTGTTCGTTTGATAGACTTAGGGTTCCGTGAATGTGATTCgatttttgattatttgaatTTACATGTTAAATTTTTGTGAGGTAGACAATGTCACCGGATCACAGAGACAGCAGCCATCGGAAGAGGTCTCGTCCTCACTctgaccaccaccaccacgacGACGACGAAAATGGCGGAAGCAAGAGGAGGTACCGAGGAGACGACAGGGACTCGCATTCGCACTCGATCGATCGCGACGACACTGTGTTCCGTTACCTCTGCCCTGTCAGAAAGATCGGGAGCGTGATCGGAAGAGGAGGCGATATCGTGAAGCAGCTGAGGATGGAGACGAGGGCGAAGATTAAGATAGGGGAAGCGATCCCTGGATGCGACGAGCGGGTGATCACGATCTATAGCGCTAGTGATGAGACCAATAATGATGATGGCGGAGAGAAGGCTCTTTCTCCTGCGCAGGATGCTTTGTTCAGGATCCATGACAGAGTTGCGGCGGACGAAGATGCGCCGCTGCGGAGTGGTGGAGAAGATGGCTCTGACTCTGAGAGagatcagcagcagcagcagcaggtTACTGCTAAGCTGCTTGTTCCTTCGGATCAGATTGGATGTGTTCTTGGGAGAGGTGGGCAGATTGTTCAGAATATTAGGAGTGAGACGGGTGCTCAGATTCGTATCATCAAGGATAGGAACATGCCTCTATGTGCCTTGAGTTCAGATGAGCTCGTTCAGGTAACTGAGAAGTACATACACGAATTAAGAAAATGATTAGATTTTCTGTTTTACtcctatttaatatattattttgtttgattttattaattcataAGCTAAAAAGTAAGCacaaaaatctgaaaaaaaaacatttaaattttgtttttgaaaatgtaaaactaaaacGATACTTAATACGAAACAGAGGAAATATGTGTGTACTTTTATTGCGTTGTCTTCTGATAACATTTATGGTTCGCTTAGCTTATGTCTTTTTTATTTCTAGATATCTGGAGAAGTGCTTCTTGTTAAGAAGGCTCTGCATCAGATTGCCTCCCGCCTTCATGAAAATCCTTCACGTACTCAGAACCTACTTTCTTCTGCAGCTGCCGGTGGTGGATATCCTTCTGGTTCACTCATGAGCCATGCGGGCGGTCCCCGAATTGTAGGGATAGCACCGCTGATGGATCCCTATAGAGGATACAAAAGTGATGCCGGAGATTTTGGACGCCCTTTGTACGAACCTCGGAGAAATGAGCCACCGGCAACAGATTTCTGTATTCGGCTGGTTTCCCCAGTTGAGAACATTGCGAGTGTTATTGGTAAAGGTGGTGCTCTGATCAATCAGCTCCGACAGGAAACCAGAGCAACCATTAAAGTTGATAGCACTAGAACCGAAGAAAATGATTGTTTGATAACTATATCAGCAAGAGAGGTTtgactctttttttcttttccaatgGTCTTCTGTAAAAATAGTTTTGTTGACACTCTGTAATCTGTTTTTAGGCATTTGACGATGCGTATTCCCCAACCATAGAAGCAGCTATGCGTCTGCAACCAAAATGCAGCGAGAAGGTTGAAAGAGATTCAGGACTTGTTTCATTTACCACTCGCATTCTTGTGCCGAGCTCTAGGATTGGTTGTATTCTTGGTAAAGGAGGAGCTATCATTACTGAGATGAGGAGAATGACGAGAGCGAACATCCGTGTTCTCGGGAAGGATAATCTTCCG
This genomic stretch from Raphanus sativus cultivar WK10039 chromosome 3, ASM80110v3, whole genome shotgun sequence harbors:
- the LOC108846294 gene encoding uncharacterized protein LOC108846294 yields the protein MGQSCVFNVLVVSSLLLLVFFSTAMGRNLHTLQGVYSAAELSPSKDDSVRKMMELMDYQPVESNTNWNGFVAAPPPQSPPLS
- the LOC108847726 gene encoding RNA-binding KH domain-containing protein RCF3 — translated: MSPDHRDSSHRKRSRPHSDHHHHDDDENGGSKRRYRGDDRDSHSHSIDRDDTVFRYLCPVRKIGSVIGRGGDIVKQLRMETRAKIKIGEAIPGCDERVITIYSASDETNNDDGGEKALSPAQDALFRIHDRVAADEDAPLRSGGEDGSDSERDQQQQQQVTAKLLVPSDQIGCVLGRGGQIVQNIRSETGAQIRIIKDRNMPLCALSSDELVQISGEVLLVKKALHQIASRLHENPSRTQNLLSSAAAGGGYPSGSLMSHAGGPRIVGIAPLMDPYRGYKSDAGDFGRPLYEPRRNEPPATDFCIRLVSPVENIASVIGKGGALINQLRQETRATIKVDSTRTEENDCLITISAREAFDDAYSPTIEAAMRLQPKCSEKVERDSGLVSFTTRILVPSSRIGCILGKGGAIITEMRRMTRANIRVLGKDNLPKVASEDDEMVQISGELDVAKEALIQITSRLRANVFDREGAVSAIMPVLPYVPVAPDAGDRFDYDRRDTRRPERGNHYPGGYGSSGLSAEGYSPYGAPVGGSSSTPYGVYGGYASGRSGGSGLSSHSSTHRRRNYDY